The region GACAAACAAGCTGGCTGTGGTCAATCGTAAGACGATGAAGGAGATTGCGGAGTGGCCCGTGCCTCCTGCAAAGGGTAATGCGATGGTTGCGTTTGACGAAGCCGCCAAGCGCCTCTACGTCGTGTGCCGTGATCCCGGCATGGTGGTCGTCATGAACAGCGATACGGGGGCGGTGGTAAGCACAGCGCCGGCTCCGCTGCGCGCGGATGAAGTGATGTTGGACATCCCCTCCCACCGCTTTTATGTACCAGGTGGTGAGGGATACATCGGTGTCTACGACACGTCGAATCCGAACTCGGTAAAGATGATTGCGAAGGTGCTCAGCGCCCCAGGTGCGAAGACGGCCGTCCTGCTGCCAGACATGAAGAAGATGCTGGTCGCGGCGTCGCCGGGCGACACCAAGAACGTGGCGAAGGTGCTGACCTTTCAGCTTCCGTAAGGCCGGTCTGTCAGGATGAGACCCGTTCCCTCCGGGAGCGGGTTTTGTCAGTTATTGGTCTAGAGCACGAAGTCGTTGCGCTTTGTATCACGCAGGGTTTAGGCTTCCCACGTTCCTTGGGGAGCAGCGTTTCAAGACTTGAAAGCAGCCGTGCTGAAGATGGCATGAAGACTCTTTCCAGGATGTGCGAAAGGTTATTACCATGCGGATTTTGGTCGTAGAAGACGAACCGAAGGTGTCCAGCTTTGTGCAGCGTGGATTGGTCGCAGAGCGGTACGCGGTAGATGTAAGTGCGGACGGCCGGGAGGGGTTGGAATTGGCCCAGGCCTTTCCTTACGACCTGATCATCCTGGACATGATGCTTCCGCGAATGGATGGCGGTGAGATCCTTCAGCGGATCCGTCGCACCAACACCTGTGTTCCCGTGCTGATGCTGACGGCGCGGGACTCGGTCGAAGACAAGGTTCGTATGTTTGAGAACGGCGCGGACGACTACCTCACCAAGCCCTTCGCCTTTGCGGAGTTGCTGGTTCGGTCCAAGGCTCTCCTGCGTCGCGGACCCGTCAATCGCTCCAGTACCATGACGGTGGGCGAACTGGAACTGGACCGTCTGACGCAGCAGGTCAAGCGCGCGGGTAAGCGCATTGAACTGACGGCGAAGGAGTACTCCCTGCTGGAGTACCTGATGCAAAATGCGGAGCGCGTTCTTTCGCGCAACATGATCATTGAGCATGTGTGGGACCAGAGCTTTGATGGCATCACCAACATCGTGGATGTGTATGTACGGCATCTGCGCGCCAAGGTTGACGACGGCCACATTATCAAGCTGATCCGAACCGTGCGGGGCTCAGGCTATATGATCCGTGCGGGCGGAGAGCAGTGAGACTCAACACGCTGCGTGCGCGGGTGGTGACCTGGTACGTCAGCATGCTCGCCGCTGCGCTGGTCGTCTTCGGCGTCGCGCTGTACCTGGGCGTGGAGAACTACCTGAGAACATCGCTTGAGACCACCTTGTCCGGCGAGGCGAACGCCATCGGGACCACCTTTGTGGCGCATGAAGAGGCCAAGGGTGCGGTGTGGATGGAAGGCGAGATCGTCGAAGCGTACGCGCCTGAGCTGAGCGGCCGCTTTATCCGTATCACGCGCAGGAATGGGCCGGTGCTGTATAAATCTGGGGATACGCGAGAGCCGATCATTGAAGCATCCAAGGTCCCGCCGGCTCCAGCGGGCGCGATGGCTGCATCCTTCCGTACACAGGTGCAGGAGAACTCCAATCATCTTCTGATTTACGCAATG is a window of Granulicella tundricola MP5ACTX9 DNA encoding:
- a CDS encoding response regulator → MRILVVEDEPKVSSFVQRGLVAERYAVDVSADGREGLELAQAFPYDLIILDMMLPRMDGGEILQRIRRTNTCVPVLMLTARDSVEDKVRMFENGADDYLTKPFAFAELLVRSKALLRRGPVNRSSTMTVGELELDRLTQQVKRAGKRIELTAKEYSLLEYLMQNAERVLSRNMIIEHVWDQSFDGITNIVDVYVRHLRAKVDDGHIIKLIRTVRGSGYMIRAGGEQ